CTGATGCTGATGGGCGCCACGGCCATGGTGGGTGTCTATTTTTATATGGTCGACGATCTGCCGAAAATAACTTCGCTGAAAGATTATCACCCATCGATCATCACCACCGTTTATTCGGACGACAACCGTAAAATTGCCGAATTTTACAAAGAACGGCGCATTGTCGTTCCCTTGTCGAAAATCCCGATCCAGCTCCAACAGGCCTTCATCGCGGCGGAAGACGCCCGCTTCTACAAACACCAGGGCATCGACTTTTTCAGTATCGTGCGGGCGTTTATCAAAAACCTCGAGGCGGGAACCATCGTCCAGGGGGGCAGCACCATCACCCAGCAGGTCACCAAATCGTTTCTGCTTACCCCCGAACGCAGCTATAAACGTAAAATCAAGGAAGCCATCCTGGCCTACCGCATCGATAAAACCTTTTCCAAAGAAGAGATTCTATACCTGTATCTCAACCAGATCTACCTGGGACACGGTGCCTACGGCGTCGAGGCTGCAGCGGAAAACTACTTCGGCAAATCGGTCAGCGAACTGAACCTAGCCGAATGTGCCATTATGGCCGGTCTGCCCCAGGCGCCCAGCCGGTACTCCCCCTTTCGCTTTCCCGAACGGGCCAAGCAGAGACAGATTTATGTGCTCAACCGCATGCTGGCCGAGGGGTTTATCGACAACACCGAGGTATCCGAAGCCATCGACGTCGTCATGGATATCAAGCCGCGCCGCAACTGGTATATCGAAGAAGTGCCCATCTACACCGAACATATCCGGCGGTATGTCGAAAAAAAATACGGCGAGGATGCGCTTTACACCCAGGGACTGAAGATCTATGCGGCGGTCAATATCGAGATGCAAAAGGCCGCCAGAAAACAGATTGAAAAAGGGTTGCGCGACCTTGACCACCGCCTGGGGTACCGCGGTCCGGAAAACCATCTTGCGCCCGAAGAGATCGAGGCCTTCTGCGAACAGATCCAAACCTCCCTGCAGGAAACCGGTTTGACCGAAGGCACCCTGACCAAAGGGGTGGTCATCGACGTGAACGACAAGGCCGAAACGGCTACCGTTCGCATGGGACAAGCCCGTGGAATCTTGTCCCTCGAGGATATGCGCTGGGCGCGCAAACCCAACCCCAACCTCGCTTACTACCAGGCCAAGGTCAGAAAAGTGAGCCAGGTGCTGAAAACCGGCGATGTCATCCAGGTTCAGGTGGGCAAACAGAAAGAAACGTCCGAACTCTGGTCCCTTACGCTGGAGCAGACCCCGGAAACCCAAAGCGCCCTTTTGTGCATCGAAGCCGAAACCGGCCTGGTGAAAGTGATGGTGGGCGGCCGCGATTTTATGCAAAGTCAGTTCAATCGCGCCATTCAGTCCCGCCGCCAGCCGGGTTCGGCTTTTAAACCCATTATTTATGCAGCGGCTCTGGACAAAGGCTTCACCCCGGCAACGACGATCATCGACTCTCCCATCGTATTCAAGGACGAAGTCAACGATTTCACCTGGAAGCCCAAAAACTACGGCAAGAAGTTTTATGGCCCAACCCTGCTTCGCGAAGCGCTGGCCAAATCGCGCAACGTGGTCACCATCAAGATTCTCCAGGAAATCGGCATCGATTACTGTATCGACTACGCCAGAAAGCTGGGCATCCAGTCCGAAATGCCCCGAGATCTTTCCATCGCCCTGGGTTCTTCCGGCATCTCTTTGCTGGAATTGGTTAACG
This window of the uncultured Desulfosarcina sp. genome carries:
- a CDS encoding penicillin-binding protein 1A, translated to MSKEKSASEILKKRARRPPRALFLRLVKWSLVLTVILMLMGATAMVGVYFYMVDDLPKITSLKDYHPSIITTVYSDDNRKIAEFYKERRIVVPLSKIPIQLQQAFIAAEDARFYKHQGIDFFSIVRAFIKNLEAGTIVQGGSTITQQVTKSFLLTPERSYKRKIKEAILAYRIDKTFSKEEILYLYLNQIYLGHGAYGVEAAAENYFGKSVSELNLAECAIMAGLPQAPSRYSPFRFPERAKQRQIYVLNRMLAEGFIDNTEVSEAIDVVMDIKPRRNWYIEEVPIYTEHIRRYVEKKYGEDALYTQGLKIYAAVNIEMQKAARKQIEKGLRDLDHRLGYRGPENHLAPEEIEAFCEQIQTSLQETGLTEGTLTKGVVIDVNDKAETATVRMGQARGILSLEDMRWARKPNPNLAYYQAKVRKVSQVLKTGDVIQVQVGKQKETSELWSLTLEQTPETQSALLCIEAETGLVKVMVGGRDFMQSQFNRAIQSRRQPGSAFKPIIYAAALDKGFTPATTIIDSPIVFKDEVNDFTWKPKNYGKKFYGPTLLREALAKSRNVVTIKILQEIGIDYCIDYARKLGIQSEMPRDLSIALGSSGISLLELVNAYAVFANQGYLVEPAFITKIEDRDGNILEEMNPSRERVIDKSTAYIMTSLLESVVKEGTGQRVKALNRPVAGKTGTTNDLQDAWFVGYSPRFISGVWVGYDNGRTLGKGETGSRTASPIWLGFMDAILKDKPVQMFQVPEGVVFAKIDAQTGLLPIPESPKTRFECFKDGTVPTETTKKPDTIVDAESFFKSDM